Below is a genomic region from Hylemonella gracilis.
TCCTGGATGGCGGCCGGAATGTCCGCGCCTGTAGGCAGTCCCATGGCCTGTGCCATGCGTTGCAGCCGGTTTTCACGCATGACGTTTTCCGCCTCCGCGTTGAAACTCACCACAGCTGGCAGGAAAACGGCGTTCAACGTGCCGTGGTGCAGGCGCGGATTCAGCCCGCCCAGGCTGTGGCTCAGGCTGTGCACGCAACCCAGACCTTTCTGGAAGGCCATGGCACCCTGCATGGACGCGCTCATCAACTGGCGGCGGGCCTCGCCGTCCCGGCCATCGCGCGTCGCGCGCTCGATGTGCGCCCAGCCGCGCGCCAGGCCGTCCAGCGCGATGCCATCGGCCGGCGGATTGAAGGCCGAGGCCATGAAGGTCTCCATGCAGTGCGCGATGGCGTCCATGCCAGTGGCTGCGGTCAGCAGCGGGGGCAGGCCGAAGGTCAGTTCGGGATCGCAGATCGCGGCCTTGGGCACGAGGTGCCAACTGTGGAAACCGAGCTTGCGGTGGTCGTCCAGGATGAGCAGGGCACCGCGTGCGACCTCGCTGCCGGTGCCGCTCGTCGTGGGCACGGCGATCAGAGGCGCGACGCGTTCGGTGATCAGGGCGGACCCGCCTTCGATGGTGGCGTAGCGCTGCAGCGGGCCTTCGTGCGTGGCCATGAGGGCCACGCCCTTGGCGCAGTCGATGGCGCTACCGCCGCCCACGGCGATCAGGCCGTCGCAGCCTTGCTTTCGGTACAGGGCCGTCGCGGCAAGCACGGCGCTCTCGGTGGGATTGGGCGGGGTCTGGTCAAAGACCGGAACCATGGCGCTGCCAGGGCCACCAGCCAACGCCGCCAGGGCCCGATCGACGATGCCCGCCGCCCTGATTCCCGCGTCGGTCACGATCAGCGGCCGGCCGATGCCAACGCGCTCGCACTCCTGGCGCAGCAAGCGGATGGCGCCAAAATCGAACTGGACCTGGGTGACATAATGAATCAGCGCCATGTCGTCTCTCCTGTGCGATGGATGGCGCCTTTTCATGGGCGCAGGCGTGCTTCATGCGCACTGTAGCGGCGGACGCGGGCGATGTCGCCGATCGGCTGTCTCGTCGGGTACTCGCCGCGCCCCGACCTTCGGCATGATTCTTGATTGCGGGGTACCGGAAGGCGAAAGCACTCCAGGGACGACGTTGGGAGCAGCAAGCGATGTCCGTCAGCTCTTACGAGGACCTTTTCAGCACGGTATTCGAGCATGCGGGCACCGGCATAGCCTTGGTCGCGCCGGATGGTCGCTGGCTGCGCCTGAACCAGAAACTCTGCGACATCCTGGGGTATACGCAGGACGAACTGCTGCCCAAGTCTTTCCAGGACATCACGCACCCGGACGACCTGAACGCCGACCTTGATCGGGTCCGTAGCTTGTTGGCGGGCGAGATCGCGTCCTACACGATGGAGAAGCGCTACCTCCAACGCCGCGGAGAACCTGTTTGGGTCAGGCTCACGGTGACGCTGATACGCAAGCCCGACGGCTCGCCCGACTACTTTGTCTCGGTGGTCGAGGACATTGGCGCCAGCAAGCGCCTGGAGCAGCAACTGCGCCAACACGCCCTGTTCTTCGAAACCTCGGAACAGGGCGTTGTGATCCTGGATGCGGACCGTCGCGTCGTCGATGCCAACGCCGCCTTCGAGCGCATCACCGAGCACCGGCTGGACGAGATTCGCGGGCAGTCCATCCTTGGCCTGCTCAGTTCCGATCGCCACGACGCCTATTTCTTTCGCCAGATGTGGCAGGCGGTGCGACAGGAGGGCCATTGGCAAGGGGAGATCTGGAATCGCCGCAAGGGCGGTGACGTGTACCTTGAGTGGCTCAGCGTTCACGCGGTCAAGGACGCACGAGGCCATGTGCAGGCCTACATCGGCGCACACACCGACATCAGCCGGATGCAGCATGTCCAGAGCGAGATGGAGCGACTGGCCCATTACGACGCCTTGACCGGTCTGCCCAACCGCCTCTTGCTGATGTCGCGCCTGGCACATGCCATCGACCGGGTGAAGCGCGGGGGCATGGGCGCGGTGCTGTTTCTCGATCTGGATGGCTTCAAGCAAATCAATGACACCCTGGGACATCCCGTCGGGGATGAGCTGCTGCAGGCCGTCGGCCACCGTCTCAAGGCACGCCTGCGTGACATGGACACCCTGGCGCGGCTGGGCGGCGACGAATTCATCGTCGTGCTGGAGGACG
It encodes:
- a CDS encoding iron-containing alcohol dehydrogenase, whose translation is MALIHYVTQVQFDFGAIRLLRQECERVGIGRPLIVTDAGIRAAGIVDRALAALAGGPGSAMVPVFDQTPPNPTESAVLAATALYRKQGCDGLIAVGGGSAIDCAKGVALMATHEGPLQRYATIEGGSALITERVAPLIAVPTTSGTGSEVARGALLILDDHRKLGFHSWHLVPKAAICDPELTFGLPPLLTAATGMDAIAHCMETFMASAFNPPADGIALDGLARGWAHIERATRDGRDGEARRQLMSASMQGAMAFQKGLGCVHSLSHSLGGLNPRLHHGTLNAVFLPAVVSFNAEAENVMRENRLQRMAQAMGLPTGADIPAAIQEMNARLGLPASLTALEVKATQFPDIVRGALADHCHKTNPREASAEDYEALLAASL
- a CDS encoding diguanylate cyclase domain-containing protein — its product is MSVSSYEDLFSTVFEHAGTGIALVAPDGRWLRLNQKLCDILGYTQDELLPKSFQDITHPDDLNADLDRVRSLLAGEIASYTMEKRYLQRRGEPVWVRLTVTLIRKPDGSPDYFVSVVEDIGASKRLEQQLRQHALFFETSEQGVVILDADRRVVDANAAFERITEHRLDEIRGQSILGLLSSDRHDAYFFRQMWQAVRQEGHWQGEIWNRRKGGDVYLEWLSVHAVKDARGHVQAYIGAHTDISRMQHVQSEMERLAHYDALTGLPNRLLLMSRLAHAIDRVKRGGMGAVLFLDLDGFKQINDTLGHPVGDELLQAVGHRLKARLRDMDTLARLGGDEFIVVLEDVETPDSVAVLAQELLLQLRAPFKLSLGRKVQVGGSVGIALFPQDGREAAQLIARADQALYEAKAAGKGCFRFFMRHLL